The Gadus macrocephalus chromosome 20, ASM3116895v1 genome includes a region encoding these proteins:
- the slc35a5 gene encoding UDP-sugar transporter protein SLC35A5 isoform X1 — MACCLRCPRLCTCSLAYTLCLGLCFVALGTSRILLLKYSANAANKYDFLPASVNFLAEAIKLLFCLVMSLRVIVREGRSCRELGFSPGPHFLSFLKWSVPAFLYFLDNLIIFYVMTYLQPAMAVIFSNFVILTTAVLFRLVLKRRLSWVQWAALLILVLAIVSLTTGSAESQRSLPVAGLHAIPLSAPSNSCVLYTQLLEQMRNSSSGEWWPTSPAVQAWRDNLVVRLQSLGIGHILLLLQCFISSMANIYNEKIFKEGKQLTESIFIQNSKVYAFGLVFNGLTLGLGREARGLSLHCGLLHGHSIYSLALVLVTAALGLSVAFILKFKDNMFHVLTGQITTVLVTGLSIFLFEFRPSLHFFLQAPVVLLAIFVYNASRAKDHQYNLLQESARGVDGEIFERSRGDGEELERLTKPNTDSESEEDSL, encoded by the exons ATGGCGTGTTGCCTTCGCTGTCCCAGGCTGTGCACCTGCTCACTGGCCTACACCCTGTGTCTGGGCCTGTGCTTTGTTGCTCTCGGGACCAGTCGCATCCTGCTGCTCAAATACTCAGCCAATGCAG CAAACAAGTATGACTTCCTCCCTGCATCTGTCAACTTCCTGGCGGAGGCGATCAAACTGCTCTTCTGTCTTGTCATGTCACTAAGGGTCATAGTCCGAG AGGGACGCTCATGCAGAGAACTGGGTTTCTCTCCTGGTCCGCACTTCCTCAGTTTTCTCAAGTGGTCCGTTCCAGCTTTCCTATACTTCCTCGACAACCTCATCATCTTCTACGTCATGACCTACCTGCAACCT GCCATGGCTGTGATATTCTCCAACTTTGTCATCCTGACAACAGCCGTACTCTTCAGACTGGTGCTGAA gaggcGCCTGTCCTGGGTCCAGTGGGCGGCGCTGCTCATCCTGGTCCTGGCCATCGTCTCGCTGACCACAGGCTCGGCCGAGAGCCAGCGCTCCCTCCCTGTGGCGGGGCTCCACGCCATCCCCCTGTCTGCCCCCTCCAACTCCTGTGTGCTGTACACCCAGCTTCTGGAGCAGATGAGGAACAGCAG TAGCGGCGAGTGGTGGCCGACCTCGCCGGCAGTACAGGCCTGGAGGGACAACCTGGTGGTCAGGCTGCAGTCGCTGGGCATCggccacatcctcctcctcctacaatGCTTCATCTCCTCCATGGCCAACATCTACAACGAGAAGATCTTCAAGGAAGGGAAGCAGCTCACCGAGAGCATCTTCATCCAGAACAGTAAAGT TTATGCGTTTGGTCTGGTCTTCAACGGCCTAACCCTGGGGCTTGGCAGAGAGGCACGGGGCCTCAGCCTGCATTGTGGACTCCTCCATGGCCATAGCATCTACTCTCTGGCTCTGGTTCTGGTCACTG CTGCCTTGGGTCTGTCGGTGGCCTTCATCCTGAAGTTCAAAGACAACATGTTCCACGTGCTGACGGGTCAGATCACCACTGTGCTGGTCACGGGCCTCTCCATTTTCCTGTTCGAGTTCCGGCCCTCGCTCCACTTCTTCCTGCAGGCGCCCGTGGTGTTGCTCGCCATCTTCGTCTACAACGCCAGCCGGGCCAAAGACCACCAGTACAACCTCCTGCAGGAGAGCGCACGGGGCGTCGACGGGGAGATCTTCGAGAGGTCCAGAGGG GACGGCGAGGAGCTGGAGAGGCTGACTAAGCCGAACACGGACAGTGAATCAGAGGAGGATTCACTCTAG
- the slc35a5 gene encoding UDP-sugar transporter protein SLC35A5 isoform X2 has translation MACCLRCPRLCTCSLAYTLCLGLCFVALGTSRILLLKYSANAANKYDFLPASVNFLAEAIKLLFCLVMSLRVIVREGRSCRELGFSPGPHFLSFLKWSVPAFLYFLDNLIIFYVMTYLQPAMAVIFSNFVILTTAVLFRLVLKRRLSWVQWAALLILVLAIVSLTTGSAESQRSLPVAGLHAIPLSAPSNSCVLYTQLLEQMRNSSGEWWPTSPAVQAWRDNLVVRLQSLGIGHILLLLQCFISSMANIYNEKIFKEGKQLTESIFIQNSKVYAFGLVFNGLTLGLGREARGLSLHCGLLHGHSIYSLALVLVTAALGLSVAFILKFKDNMFHVLTGQITTVLVTGLSIFLFEFRPSLHFFLQAPVVLLAIFVYNASRAKDHQYNLLQESARGVDGEIFERSRGDGEELERLTKPNTDSESEEDSL, from the exons ATGGCGTGTTGCCTTCGCTGTCCCAGGCTGTGCACCTGCTCACTGGCCTACACCCTGTGTCTGGGCCTGTGCTTTGTTGCTCTCGGGACCAGTCGCATCCTGCTGCTCAAATACTCAGCCAATGCAG CAAACAAGTATGACTTCCTCCCTGCATCTGTCAACTTCCTGGCGGAGGCGATCAAACTGCTCTTCTGTCTTGTCATGTCACTAAGGGTCATAGTCCGAG AGGGACGCTCATGCAGAGAACTGGGTTTCTCTCCTGGTCCGCACTTCCTCAGTTTTCTCAAGTGGTCCGTTCCAGCTTTCCTATACTTCCTCGACAACCTCATCATCTTCTACGTCATGACCTACCTGCAACCT GCCATGGCTGTGATATTCTCCAACTTTGTCATCCTGACAACAGCCGTACTCTTCAGACTGGTGCTGAA gaggcGCCTGTCCTGGGTCCAGTGGGCGGCGCTGCTCATCCTGGTCCTGGCCATCGTCTCGCTGACCACAGGCTCGGCCGAGAGCCAGCGCTCCCTCCCTGTGGCGGGGCTCCACGCCATCCCCCTGTCTGCCCCCTCCAACTCCTGTGTGCTGTACACCCAGCTTCTGGAGCAGATGAGGAACAGCAG CGGCGAGTGGTGGCCGACCTCGCCGGCAGTACAGGCCTGGAGGGACAACCTGGTGGTCAGGCTGCAGTCGCTGGGCATCggccacatcctcctcctcctacaatGCTTCATCTCCTCCATGGCCAACATCTACAACGAGAAGATCTTCAAGGAAGGGAAGCAGCTCACCGAGAGCATCTTCATCCAGAACAGTAAAGT TTATGCGTTTGGTCTGGTCTTCAACGGCCTAACCCTGGGGCTTGGCAGAGAGGCACGGGGCCTCAGCCTGCATTGTGGACTCCTCCATGGCCATAGCATCTACTCTCTGGCTCTGGTTCTGGTCACTG CTGCCTTGGGTCTGTCGGTGGCCTTCATCCTGAAGTTCAAAGACAACATGTTCCACGTGCTGACGGGTCAGATCACCACTGTGCTGGTCACGGGCCTCTCCATTTTCCTGTTCGAGTTCCGGCCCTCGCTCCACTTCTTCCTGCAGGCGCCCGTGGTGTTGCTCGCCATCTTCGTCTACAACGCCAGCCGGGCCAAAGACCACCAGTACAACCTCCTGCAGGAGAGCGCACGGGGCGTCGACGGGGAGATCTTCGAGAGGTCCAGAGGG GACGGCGAGGAGCTGGAGAGGCTGACTAAGCCGAACACGGACAGTGAATCAGAGGAGGATTCACTCTAG